The Mesorhizobium opportunistum WSM2075 DNA window ATGAGGAATACACGCTCGAGATCCTGGAGCGCGGGCGTCATCTCGGGCAAGAAGACACCGACCGCATCAGCGCCATCAAGGCCGCGCGCAAACGGCGTCGTGTACGCCAACTGGGCTGACCGGGGCAAGCTTGCTTCACTCATTTCACTGCTTCCAAAGGATATCGAAGGCATGAATTCCATCGAAATCGAAGCCCTCGGCGCACGTCCGGACACGCTGGCGATGCTGGCCGACCTGCTGGTCGAAACGGTTGCCGCCGGCGGATCGGTCAGCTTCATGCATCCGCTGGCACCGGAAGCGGCAACCGCATTCTGGGAAAGATCGCTGGCAGCGGCGGCAAAAGGGGAAAGGGCGGTGCTTGGCGCCTGGGACGGCAAGGCCCTGGTCGGCACCGTCACCCTGCTGCTCGACTGCCCACCCAACCAGCCGCACCGGGCCGAGATCGCCAAGCTGATGACATCGGTCGAACACCGGGGCAGGGGTGTCGGGACGCGCCTGATGCGGGCCGCGGAGCGTCTCGCCGTCGAGAAGGGGCGCACGCTGCTGGTTCTGGATACGGCGACGGAGGAGGGCGCTTCGGGCCTCTACGAGAGGCTTGGTTTCACCCTGGCCGGCGAAATCCCGGACTATGCGCTGAAACCGCATGGCGGCCTGACCGGCACGCTGATCTACTGGAAGCGTATCGGCACACGGGTAGGGGTATAGTCAGGCCGAGGCCACACCGGAGAGGCGCCCCAGCAGCCAGGTGCGGAAATCCTGCTCGGCGCTGGTGAGCTGTGCGGTCGATGCCTTGGTCAGGAAATGCCCCGAGCTGCTGGAAAGCTCGAAATCCGAGAGCCTGACCAGCGTGCCGCTGTCGAGCGCCGCATCGATCAGAGGGCGCGACCCCAAAAGCACGCCGGCACCGGCGCTCGCCGCTTCCATGGCGGCGACGAAACTGTCGAAGCGGTGCGATCGCAGGAGGTGGCCAGCCAATCCGGCCGCCGCGAACCATTCCGCCCACATTTCGCGTGCGCCGGCGACCAGAAGCAGCGGCAGGGATGTCCAGTCGGCATCGGCAGCCAAGGCTGGAGCCGCCACTGGCACCAGCCGCTCGGCAGTCAGCCTGTCGGCCTCGCGCCCGGGAAAGGCGCCGTTGCCGAAGCGGATGTCCAGCACCGACCCCGGCAGATCGTAGTCGGTCGGGCGGTGGATCGTCACAAGATCGAGCTGGATGCGCGGCAGTGCCTGGGCGAGATCGGGAAGTGCCGGAACCAGCACCAGCAAGGCGAAGGAGATCGGCACCCGGATCGAGACGGTCTGGACGGCGCGCGGCTCGAACAGCTCCGTCGTGCTGCTGGAGATGGTAGCGAAGGCCGACTGGATGTGGGGCAGGTAGGCGGCGCCTTCCGGCGACAGCGCGACGCCTCGCGCCAACCGCGAGAACAGCCGGGTCTTCAGCCGCTCCTCCAGAAACCGGATGTGCTGGCTGACGGCTGCCTGGGTGAGGCCGAGTTCGGCGGCCGCCGCCGTGAAATTCGACAGCCGCGCGGCGGCCTCGAAACTGCGCAGCCAGTCGAGCGGCGGCAGGGTGGGAATGGTTTTTCGAGGCATTAGCTATCTATGGCCTTTGGCCAAAAAATGATAATTTGAATTATGCCTTTCGTGGGGCGAACATGCAATCGAAACCCTGCGGATCGGGCCGTGGGGTGTAGCGGACAGGGACGATTTCCATGCTCACCCACGCGCTGGTTGGCGACGAAGGCAGAACCATCGAACTTGGCTGGAAGGACGGGAGACGCACCCGCTTTCACGCCATCTGGCTGCGCGACAACGCGCTCGACGACAGGACTCGCAGCGCCGGCAACGGCCAGCGCCTCATCACCATCCTCGACATTCCGGCCGAGACGAGAATTGGCGCGGCGGCGATCAAGGCTGGCATGCTGGAGGTCAGCTTCGTGCCGGAAGGAAAAACGGTCAGCTTTCCCGTGCAATGGCTGAGTGCCAACGCCTATGACCGCGATGAGCTTCGCCAGCCGGGCTGGACGGGCGATATCATCCAGCGCTGGACGAAAGCGACGATGCAGAATTCGCTGCCGCGCACCAGCTACCCGGCAGCCAGTCACGGCCGCGGTGTCCTGAGGGAATGGCTTTCGGCGGTGAGGACCTATGGCTTTGCGGTGATGGATGGCCTGCCGGCCGAATCCGGAGCCCTCTGCAAAGTGTCCGACCTGTTCGGCTACATCAGGGAAACCAATTACGGCCGCTGGTTCGAGGTGCGCGCCGAGGTCAATCCGAACAATCTTGCCTACACCAATCTCGGCCTCCAGGCACACACCGACAACCCCTATCGCGATCCGGTGCCGACGCTGCAGATCCTGTCCTGCATCGAGAATACGGTGGAGGGCGGCGAATCGAGCGTTGTCGACGGTTTTGCCGTCGCGGCTGCCTTGCAGGCCGAGAACCCGGAAGGCTTCCGCCTGTTGAGTTCATGCCCGGCGCGTTTCGAATATTCCGGCTCATCGGGCGTGCGGCTGCAGGCCAAGCGTCCGATGATCGAGCTCGGTCCCGATGGCGAACTGATCTGCATCCGCTTCAACAACCGTTCTTTGGCGCCGACCGTTGACGTGCCCTTCGCCGACATGGACGCCTACTACGCCGCCTATCGCCGGTTCGCCGAGCTGATCGAGGATCCGTCCTTCGAAGTCACCTTCAAGCTCGAGCCCGGCCAGGCCTTCATCGTCGACAACACCCGCGTCATGCATGCCCGCAAGGCGTTTTCGGGCACCGGCAAGCGCTGGCTGCAAGGGTGCTACGCCGACAAGGATGGCCTGTTGTCGACGCTCGCCGCGATCGAACAAGGTTTCAAGGAGGCTGCGGAATGAGCGGCCAGGATTTGAACGCGGACAACATCGTCGAATTCATCGCCGACATTTTCGAGCGCCGGGGTGCGGAATCCTATCTGGGCGAGCCGGTGACGATGTCCGAGCACATGCTGCAGGGGGCATGGCTGGCGGAGCAGGACGGTGCGCCCGAGGTGTTGGTGGCGGCCGCACTGCTGCACGACATCGGCCACTATACCAGCGAGTTCGGCACCTACTCGCCCGAGGATGTCGAGGACAAGCACCATGACGAAGCCGGCGGCGAGGTGCTGGCGCCGTTCTTTCCGCCTGTCATCGTCGAATGCGTGAGGCTGCATGTCGCGGCCAAGCGCTATCTCTGCGCCACCGACCCGACCTATTTCTCCAAGCTGTCGCCGGCTTCGGTTCACACGCTCTCGCTGCAAGGCGGGCCGATGAACGCGGACGAGGTGGCCGAGTTCCGCAAGAACCCGTTCCATGAGGACGCCGTTCGGGTTCGCATCTGGGACGAGGGCGGCAAGGTCGCCGACATGAAGACGCGGGCGTTTCGCGATTATGTGCCGTTGCTGCAGCGGGTGGTTCGCGACTTCGCCAACCGCGCCTGACGAAATCAGTCACCGGGAGAGGAGACGGCCCATGTGTTTCTGCTTCGACGCGACAATACGGCGGCCCCATACCGGCCGGAGAATTGCCGCGAGCGCCTGACTGGCTCGGGCGCCCCACCGCATCACCGATCGATCGCGGGGGCGGCCCGGCCGGCCCGCCACGCCTTGTCCGACGAGCGCAAGGTCATCGAGCGCTGGGCCAAGGCGGGCGGCGTGATGCTGCGGGACTGAAACGAAGGCCCGCGCGGCGAACATGCCACGCGGAGATTCAAGAAGGCTGGTGTGTCGTTAGCCTTTGTGGTGCACCTGCTGAAGTCCGTAGACCGGCGTCGGCAGCCCGGCATGCCTGGCTTTCAACTGCAGCGACAGGAACTGCGAATAGTGGCGCGACTGGTGCAGATTGCCGCCGTGGAACCACAGCGCTTCCTGTTGCGTCGGCTTCCACATGTTGCGCAACTCGCCTTCCCAAGGGCCAGGATCCTTGGTGGTGTTCGAGCCGAGGCCCCAGCACTTGCCGACCTTGTCGGCGGTTTCGCGCGATATCAGGTCGGCGGCCCAGCCGTTCATCGAGCCGTAGCCGGTGGCATAGACGATAAGGTCGGCAGGCAGTTCCGACCCGTCGCTGAGCAGAACCGAATGCTGCTTGATCTCTTCGACGTCGACGCCGCTCTTCAGCCTGATCGAACCGTCGATGACCAGCTGGGAGGCGCCGACGTCGATATAATAGCCGGAGCCGCGCCTGAGGTATTTCATGAATAGGCCGGACTCGTCGTCGCCCCAGTCGAGCATGAAACCGGCCTTTTCCAGCCCCTTGTAGAACGCCGCGTCGCGTTTCTTCATCTCGGCATAGGCCGGGATCTGGAATTCATGCAGGATCTTGTAGGGCAGGGAGGCAAAGATGAGATCGGCCTTGGCCGTGGTGATGCCATTCTGAACCGCCTGTTCCGAATAGAGGGAGCCCAGGCCGATTTCCATCAGCGTGTCGGATCTCGAGATATGGGTGCTCGATCGCTGAACCATGGTGACGTCGGCGCCGGCTTCCCAAAGCGCGGCGGCGATGTCGTGGGCGGAATTGTTGGAGCCGATGACAACGGCCTTCTTGCCGGCATAGGCATCGGGGCCGGGATGCTTCGAGGAGTGATGCTGGTCGCCCTTGAAATTCTCCATTCCCTTGAATTTCGGCAGATTGGCCTTGCCCGACTGTCCGGTGGCCAGCACCAGCTGCTTGGGTTTCAGGGTGATGTCCTTGCCGTCGCGGTGGACGACGACGGTCCATTCCTTCTTCTCCTCGTCATAGGAGGCGCTCTTGGCCTCGGTCGAGGACCAGTAGTTCAGCTCCATGACCTTGGTGTACATTTCCAGCCAGTCGCCGATCTTGTCCTTGGGCGAGAAGACCGGCCAGTTCTTCGGGAAATCGATATAGGGCAGATGGTCGTACCAGACCGGATCGTGCAGGCAGAGCGACTTGTAGCGCTTGCGCCAACTGTCGCCGGCGCGCTCGTTCTTCTCGATGATGATGGCCGGCACGCCGAGCTGCCGCAGCCGCGCGCCGAGCGCGATGCCGCCCTGGCCGCCCCCGATGATGACCGTGTAGGGCTGCGTCTTGAAGCCGAGTTCGGCCGCCTCTCTCTCGCGTTCTTCCTTCCATGTCGGGCGGTTCTTGCCCGAGCCATGCCTGGCGCCCATCGGCCGCGCAAAGCCCGCCGGTTCCTCATGGCCTTTCAATTCGACCATGGTGGTCAGCAGCGTCCAGATCTTGCCGTCCTTCAGCCTGACATGGCCAAAGCCGCGCGCCGCTTCGGTCTCGAAACTGATCCAGCCTTCGATCAGCCCGTCGCTCTCGGTCGCGTCCTCACCCCAGGCGATGGCAAAGTGTGACGGCTTGGTCTTCGACAACTGGCTCTTCAGCATGTCGCGGACCTGGTCCTTGCCTTCCATGGTCTTGATGTTCCAGGTGAAGGTGACGAGGTCGCGCCAGTAGCAGTCCTCCTGAAAACAGCCGACCGCCTTCTCGATGTCATTGGCGGCGAGGGCGGCGCCGAACTGGTCGAGCAGGTCGGACAGTTTCTTGTTTGGGGCCTTGTCGAGCATAAGTTTTCCTCCGTGAAATCCAGGCCGTCATGGGTGCTCCTCCCGACTTGCAAAGCCGGACAATCAAGTATTGGCAATGAGAATAGCCTTCGTCACGCCCCACCATAGTTTCGCGTGGCTTCAAGGACTTATCCGGAAAACATGCTGCCAAGCCGGTTTGACGCCGTGTCCGTCGCGAAATCGTGACGGGTATTTTTCAAATTGGGAAGCGGCTTCATCGGCGCAGCGATTTTTGCCGTTGACAGCCTGCCTTGCCCGCCCTTAGTGTCCGCCATCATGAAAAAGGCACTCATTCTCGTAGGAAGGCGCGTGGGCAAGGCGGTGTAACCGCCGGGCGAAAACCTCCCATGCGCAACACACAGGCTCCCTCGGGGGCCTTTTTTATTGCCTAAAACACGACTAAACGACCAGCAGCAGCCAGATGGCAACGCCCAAAGGGCGACAGTACGGGACCAAACCGATGAGCAACGGACAAAGTGAACGGCGCGAAATGCCAAGAGCCGAAATGACGGGCGCCGAAATGGTGGTGCAGGCGCTGAAGGACAATGGCGTCAAGCATGTCTTCGGTTATCCCGGCGGCGCGGTTCTCCCGATCTACGACGAGATCTTCCAGCAGGACGAGGTCGAGCACATTCTGGTGC harbors:
- a CDS encoding GNAT family N-acetyltransferase — its product is MNSIEIEALGARPDTLAMLADLLVETVAAGGSVSFMHPLAPEAATAFWERSLAAAAKGERAVLGAWDGKALVGTVTLLLDCPPNQPHRAEIAKLMTSVEHRGRGVGTRLMRAAERLAVEKGRTLLVLDTATEEGASGLYERLGFTLAGEIPDYALKPHGGLTGTLIYWKRIGTRVGV
- a CDS encoding LysR family transcriptional regulator: MPRKTIPTLPPLDWLRSFEAAARLSNFTAAAAELGLTQAAVSQHIRFLEERLKTRLFSRLARGVALSPEGAAYLPHIQSAFATISSSTTELFEPRAVQTVSIRVPISFALLVLVPALPDLAQALPRIQLDLVTIHRPTDYDLPGSVLDIRFGNGAFPGREADRLTAERLVPVAAPALAADADWTSLPLLLVAGAREMWAEWFAAAGLAGHLLRSHRFDSFVAAMEAASAGAGVLLGSRPLIDAALDSGTLVRLSDFELSSSSGHFLTKASTAQLTSAEQDFRTWLLGRLSGVASA
- the tmpA gene encoding 2-trimethylaminoethylphosphonate dioxygenase yields the protein MLTHALVGDEGRTIELGWKDGRRTRFHAIWLRDNALDDRTRSAGNGQRLITILDIPAETRIGAAAIKAGMLEVSFVPEGKTVSFPVQWLSANAYDRDELRQPGWTGDIIQRWTKATMQNSLPRTSYPAASHGRGVLREWLSAVRTYGFAVMDGLPAESGALCKVSDLFGYIRETNYGRWFEVRAEVNPNNLAYTNLGLQAHTDNPYRDPVPTLQILSCIENTVEGGESSVVDGFAVAAALQAENPEGFRLLSSCPARFEYSGSSGVRLQAKRPMIELGPDGELICIRFNNRSLAPTVDVPFADMDAYYAAYRRFAELIEDPSFEVTFKLEPGQAFIVDNTRVMHARKAFSGTGKRWLQGCYADKDGLLSTLAAIEQGFKEAAE
- the tmpB gene encoding (R)-1-hydroxy-2-trimethylaminoethylphosphonate oxygenase, whose translation is MSGQDLNADNIVEFIADIFERRGAESYLGEPVTMSEHMLQGAWLAEQDGAPEVLVAAALLHDIGHYTSEFGTYSPEDVEDKHHDEAGGEVLAPFFPPVIVECVRLHVAAKRYLCATDPTYFSKLSPASVHTLSLQGGPMNADEVAEFRKNPFHEDAVRVRIWDEGGKVADMKTRAFRDYVPLLQRVVRDFANRA
- a CDS encoding NAD(P)/FAD-dependent oxidoreductase, which encodes MLDKAPNKKLSDLLDQFGAALAANDIEKAVGCFQEDCYWRDLVTFTWNIKTMEGKDQVRDMLKSQLSKTKPSHFAIAWGEDATESDGLIEGWISFETEAARGFGHVRLKDGKIWTLLTTMVELKGHEEPAGFARPMGARHGSGKNRPTWKEEREREAAELGFKTQPYTVIIGGGQGGIALGARLRQLGVPAIIIEKNERAGDSWRKRYKSLCLHDPVWYDHLPYIDFPKNWPVFSPKDKIGDWLEMYTKVMELNYWSSTEAKSASYDEEKKEWTVVVHRDGKDITLKPKQLVLATGQSGKANLPKFKGMENFKGDQHHSSKHPGPDAYAGKKAVVIGSNNSAHDIAAALWEAGADVTMVQRSSTHISRSDTLMEIGLGSLYSEQAVQNGITTAKADLIFASLPYKILHEFQIPAYAEMKKRDAAFYKGLEKAGFMLDWGDDESGLFMKYLRRGSGYYIDVGASQLVIDGSIRLKSGVDVEEIKQHSVLLSDGSELPADLIVYATGYGSMNGWAADLISRETADKVGKCWGLGSNTTKDPGPWEGELRNMWKPTQQEALWFHGGNLHQSRHYSQFLSLQLKARHAGLPTPVYGLQQVHHKG